From Neobacillus sp. PS2-9, the proteins below share one genomic window:
- a CDS encoding aspartate aminotransferase family protein yields MENSFLIKPMLDEIYPVIDYGKGIYLFDLDGKKYLDAASGAVTANIGHGTEEIIEAMQEQAKKVSFVYRSQFTSEPAEKLAKKIAELTPGDLNWSFFVNSGSEATETAMKMAIQYWQEKGIQTKNKVLSRWVSYHGITLGALSMSGHTGRRARFVPLLEEFPVINPPYCYRCPYNLEAPSCHFLCAQELETAILRIGAEQIAAFIAEPVIGAAGGAIAPPKDYFKKIKEICEKHDILFIADEVMTGFGRTGTMLACDYWGVIPDIVAFGKGMGAGYAPIAAAVASEKVMEPILAGSKSVMSGHTLSANPQSCAVSLAVLEYLEKYKIISEVENKGIYLKNQIEKLKGLFPFIGDVRGKGLLLGIEFVENQIDKTPYPRKALITQKMVALAKEKGLIVYPAGAGIDGMNGDSIIISPPLIITKREIEELVSLLKETFTAFLNERNAEMVGDV; encoded by the coding sequence GTGGAAAACTCATTTCTAATCAAACCAATGTTGGATGAAATATACCCTGTTATTGATTATGGCAAGGGCATATATCTATTTGATTTGGACGGGAAAAAATATTTGGATGCTGCCTCAGGTGCAGTAACTGCCAATATTGGTCATGGGACAGAGGAAATCATTGAAGCCATGCAAGAACAAGCTAAAAAAGTTTCCTTTGTCTATCGATCTCAATTTACAAGTGAACCAGCTGAGAAGCTTGCCAAAAAAATTGCCGAATTAACCCCAGGTGACCTGAACTGGAGCTTCTTTGTAAATAGCGGATCAGAGGCCACTGAGACAGCAATGAAAATGGCCATTCAATACTGGCAAGAAAAAGGGATTCAAACCAAAAACAAAGTGTTATCAAGATGGGTTAGTTATCATGGGATTACGCTTGGCGCGCTTTCTATGTCTGGACACACAGGGAGAAGAGCTAGATTTGTTCCTCTGCTAGAAGAATTCCCAGTGATTAATCCTCCTTATTGCTATCGCTGTCCCTATAATCTTGAGGCTCCATCCTGTCATTTTCTTTGTGCACAAGAACTCGAAACAGCCATCTTGAGAATAGGAGCCGAACAAATAGCTGCTTTTATTGCCGAGCCAGTTATTGGTGCAGCAGGGGGAGCTATTGCCCCTCCAAAGGATTATTTTAAAAAGATTAAAGAGATATGCGAAAAACATGACATTCTATTTATAGCTGATGAAGTGATGACAGGTTTTGGACGGACAGGAACCATGCTTGCTTGTGATTATTGGGGTGTAATCCCCGATATTGTAGCTTTTGGCAAAGGGATGGGGGCTGGATATGCCCCTATAGCAGCAGCTGTAGCGAGTGAAAAGGTGATGGAACCTATATTGGCCGGATCAAAATCAGTGATGAGTGGACATACATTAAGTGCGAACCCCCAATCATGCGCTGTGTCCTTAGCCGTTCTAGAATACTTGGAAAAATACAAGATTATTAGTGAAGTAGAAAATAAGGGCATTTATTTAAAAAATCAAATTGAAAAGCTAAAAGGGCTATTTCCATTTATCGGGGATGTCCGAGGGAAGGGGCTACTACTTGGTATTGAATTTGTCGAGAACCAAATTGATAAAACACCATATCCAAGAAAAGCATTAATTACACAGAAGATGGTAGCTTTAGCTAAGGAAAAAGGCTTGATTGTGTACCCTGCGGGTGCAGGGATTGATGGGATGAACGGTGATTCTATTATTATTTCACCGCCATTAATCATTACAAAAAGAGAAATTGAAGAGTTAGTGAGTTTACTTAAAGAAACATTTACCGCCTTTTTAAATGAAAGAAATGCTGAAATGGTTGGTGATGTGTAA
- a CDS encoding CoA transferase subunit A — translation MENSFGKITTLEAVLKFFHDEMTIMFGGFGGVGTPPTLIDGILEKEIRELTLIGNDTGFPHIGIGKIVSRGRAKKVIASHIGSNPIAGDLMHAGKLEVEFSPQGILAERIRAGGVGLAAILSDIGMDNEMVSKNKPRIQLNGSEYLIETALTAEVSIVYAKKADEYGNLIYDKSARNTNPLVAMAGDLTIAEVEEIVPIGSLNPDEIITPGVFVDYVIPTKGVNWKWAWE, via the coding sequence ATGGAGAATTCGTTCGGAAAAATTACAACATTAGAGGCAGTTTTGAAATTTTTTCATGATGAAATGACCATCATGTTTGGGGGATTTGGAGGGGTCGGAACCCCCCCGACATTAATTGACGGTATTCTGGAAAAGGAAATCCGAGAACTCACCTTAATTGGAAATGATACAGGTTTCCCACATATAGGAATAGGAAAAATAGTTAGTCGTGGCAGAGCTAAAAAGGTCATTGCATCCCATATTGGTTCTAATCCCATTGCAGGAGACCTTATGCATGCAGGAAAGCTTGAAGTGGAGTTTTCCCCTCAGGGTATTTTGGCAGAAAGAATCCGCGCAGGGGGTGTTGGATTAGCAGCCATTTTATCTGATATTGGGATGGATAATGAAATGGTTTCGAAAAATAAACCACGTATTCAACTAAATGGCAGTGAATATCTGATAGAGACTGCCTTAACTGCAGAGGTTTCTATTGTTTATGCCAAGAAGGCTGATGAGTATGGAAATCTAATTTATGACAAAAGCGCACGCAATACGAATCCACTGGTCGCAATGGCAGGGGATTTAACGATAGCAGAAGTAGAAGAAATTGTTCCAATAGGAAGTCTTAACCCTGACGAAATTATTACCCCGGGAGTATTTGTTGATTATGTCATTCCAACGAAGGGGGTGAATTGGAAATGGGCATGGGAATAG
- a CDS encoding 3-oxoacid CoA-transferase subunit B gives MGMGIDLRDKLAKRAAEEIQNGMVVNLGIGIPSLVPNHLTEETMVMFHAENGITGMGPSPTKGEEDENLCNAGGFPVTLNKGGSYCDSAIAFGMIRRGRVDITILGSLQVSQKGDLANWIVPGKKVPGMGGAMELAQKARKVIVVMNHCDKNGKPKIVETCSLPLTSAGCVDLIITELAVFKVNEEGLLLTELFAPYSLADVKSKTGCQFKIEEQIRKIPY, from the coding sequence ATGGGCATGGGAATAGATCTTAGAGATAAACTTGCAAAAAGAGCTGCTGAGGAAATTCAAAATGGGATGGTCGTTAACCTAGGTATTGGTATTCCCTCATTAGTACCGAACCACTTAACAGAGGAAACAATGGTTATGTTCCATGCCGAAAACGGGATTACCGGAATGGGACCAAGCCCGACCAAAGGAGAAGAGGATGAAAACCTATGTAATGCAGGGGGATTTCCCGTTACCTTAAACAAGGGCGGTTCCTATTGCGATAGTGCTATTGCTTTTGGAATGATCCGAAGAGGGAGAGTGGACATTACCATTCTTGGTTCACTTCAGGTAAGTCAAAAAGGAGATTTAGCAAACTGGATTGTCCCCGGAAAGAAGGTTCCAGGGATGGGAGGGGCAATGGAACTTGCTCAGAAGGCAAGAAAAGTCATTGTTGTTATGAATCATTGTGATAAAAATGGAAAACCAAAAATAGTTGAAACTTGCTCCTTACCATTAACCTCTGCAGGTTGTGTGGATCTGATTATTACAGAATTAGCTGTATTCAAGGTTAATGAAGAGGGGTTACTTTTGACAGAACTGTTTGCGCCGTACAGTTTAGCTGATGTGAAAAGCAAAACTGGATGTCAGTTCAAAATTGAAGAACAAATCCGCAAAATTCCGTACTAA
- a CDS encoding peptidase gives MQNYESRIKHWLKENRARGARLLQILVQENSTRGNESSTQAIVIEKCRQMGLILDIWEIGGEELKNHPAYCCDRQSFEGNPNLVAVLKGAGGGKSIILNGHIDVVPVGDESNWRHDPFSGVIECGKLYGRGATDMKGGNVALLLAIESLIANGIKLKGDVIFQSVIEEESGGAGTLAAVLRGYRADGAIIPEPTNMKLFPKQQGSMWFRITVKGRAAHGGTRYEGVSAIEKSMRVIQRLQQLEKDRNAKITDPLFEKIPIPIPINIGMINSGEWPSSVPDTAIIEGRMGVLPEETIRAAKLEMEACLQELNEADEWLQENPLQIEWFGGRWLPGSLESDHPLMNELSRSFIVVKGDPPIVEASPWGTDGGILSTVGDTPVVVFGPGITETAHDANEHIDLEDLFAASEIIALTLVKWCEVCE, from the coding sequence TTGCAAAACTATGAAAGCCGTATCAAGCATTGGTTAAAGGAGAATCGAGCGAGAGGGGCCAGACTGTTACAAATCCTTGTACAGGAGAATAGCACGAGGGGAAATGAAAGTAGTACACAGGCCATTGTTATTGAAAAATGCCGTCAGATGGGTTTGATTCTTGATATATGGGAAATTGGCGGAGAAGAACTAAAAAACCATCCTGCTTATTGCTGTGACCGTCAGAGCTTTGAAGGGAATCCTAATCTAGTTGCCGTTCTAAAAGGAGCAGGAGGTGGGAAATCAATTATTTTAAACGGTCATATTGATGTCGTACCTGTTGGGGATGAATCAAACTGGAGACATGATCCATTTAGTGGAGTGATTGAGTGCGGTAAGCTTTATGGAAGAGGAGCTACAGATATGAAAGGGGGGAATGTGGCTCTTTTACTAGCCATTGAATCCTTAATTGCAAATGGAATTAAATTAAAAGGAGATGTAATTTTTCAAAGTGTCATAGAAGAAGAAAGTGGTGGAGCAGGAACGCTAGCTGCCGTCTTGCGAGGATACAGGGCAGATGGAGCCATTATACCTGAGCCTACGAATATGAAATTATTCCCAAAACAACAGGGTTCAATGTGGTTCAGAATCACGGTTAAGGGAAGGGCGGCACATGGTGGAACTAGATACGAAGGGGTAAGTGCGATTGAAAAATCAATGCGGGTCATTCAAAGATTACAACAATTAGAGAAAGATAGAAATGCTAAGATTACTGACCCTCTCTTTGAAAAAATACCTATTCCCATCCCTATCAATATTGGAATGATTAACAGCGGAGAATGGCCTTCTTCAGTGCCTGACACCGCCATTATTGAGGGGAGAATGGGTGTGTTACCAGAAGAAACGATTCGAGCCGCCAAGTTAGAAATGGAGGCATGCCTACAGGAATTAAATGAAGCGGATGAATGGTTACAGGAAAACCCGCTTCAAATTGAGTGGTTTGGAGGCAGGTGGCTACCGGGAAGTTTAGAAAGTGATCACCCGTTAATGAATGAACTATCTAGGAGTTTTATAGTGGTGAAAGGGGATCCACCAATCGTTGAAGCAAGTCCATGGGGAACAGATGGTGGAATTCTTTCGACTGTTGGTGATACCCCCGTAGTGGTATTCGGACCGGGAATTACCGAAACAGCACATGATGCGAATGAACACATTGATTTGGAGGATTTGTTTGCGGCTAGCGAGATTATTGCTCTAACCTTGGTGAAGTGGTGTGAAGTTTGTGAATAA
- the gabT gene encoding 4-aminobutyrate--2-oxoglutarate transaminase, whose translation MGSIQLRTKIPGPNAVELLTRKAQNVPKGPFNTIHTFASKGEGALITDVDGNTFIDFAGAIGSLNVGHCPPGVVAALKQQIDAYLHPCFHVMMYEPYVKLAETLNRISPGNHQKKTFFLNSGAEAVENAVKIARKYTGRKAIISFERAFHGRTYMAMSLTSKVKPYKYEFGPFVPETYKWAYPYYYRSEFDTPEQLDKNLLQRFETFFQSEVPPEEIAAVIMEPIQGEGGFVIPSKQFVKGVKDLCEKHGILFIADEVQTGFGRTGKMFAIEHFDVVPDLMTMSKSLGAGLPISAVTGRAEIMDSPNVGEIGGTYGGSPLGCVAALEVIKAIEEGDLLDRAEHIGEVFQKRFSALKKQYPQIGDVRNIGAMCAIEFVKDSKSKSPNKELVQQIIHTSHQNGLIIMTAGLFGNIIRLLTPLVITDDQLEEGLDVLENAIGVCCRD comes from the coding sequence ATGGGATCGATCCAACTTAGAACCAAGATTCCTGGTCCAAATGCGGTAGAATTACTCACCAGGAAAGCGCAAAATGTACCGAAAGGCCCGTTTAATACAATCCATACGTTTGCTAGTAAGGGAGAAGGGGCACTCATTACGGATGTTGATGGTAATACCTTTATTGATTTTGCAGGTGCTATTGGTTCCTTAAATGTGGGTCACTGTCCCCCGGGTGTAGTTGCAGCACTAAAACAGCAAATTGATGCCTACCTTCATCCCTGCTTCCATGTCATGATGTATGAACCATATGTTAAGTTAGCGGAAACACTTAATCGGATTTCTCCGGGTAACCATCAAAAGAAAACGTTCTTCTTAAATAGTGGTGCCGAAGCTGTCGAGAATGCCGTGAAAATTGCAAGAAAGTATACTGGGAGGAAAGCAATCATTTCTTTTGAAAGAGCCTTTCACGGACGGACGTACATGGCGATGTCGTTAACGAGCAAGGTGAAACCCTACAAATATGAATTTGGACCATTCGTACCGGAAACGTATAAATGGGCTTATCCTTATTATTATCGTTCTGAATTCGATACGCCTGAACAATTAGATAAAAATCTTTTACAGCGCTTTGAAACCTTCTTCCAAAGTGAGGTTCCACCTGAAGAAATTGCTGCAGTAATCATGGAACCGATTCAAGGGGAAGGTGGTTTTGTTATCCCGTCAAAGCAGTTTGTAAAAGGGGTTAAGGATCTATGTGAAAAACATGGAATCTTATTTATCGCTGATGAGGTTCAAACTGGCTTTGGCAGAACGGGTAAAATGTTTGCTATAGAACATTTTGATGTTGTGCCTGACTTAATGACTATGTCAAAGTCATTGGGGGCAGGTCTTCCGATTAGTGCCGTAACAGGTAGAGCGGAAATTATGGACTCACCGAATGTAGGAGAAATTGGAGGAACATATGGGGGCAGTCCGCTCGGTTGTGTGGCTGCACTTGAGGTGATAAAAGCGATTGAGGAAGGAGATTTATTAGATAGGGCCGAACATATAGGAGAGGTTTTTCAAAAACGATTTTCTGCTCTTAAGAAACAATATCCTCAGATTGGTGACGTTCGGAATATTGGTGCTATGTGTGCTATCGAATTTGTAAAAGATTCAAAATCAAAATCACCAAATAAAGAACTAGTTCAACAAATTATTCATACCTCACATCAAAATGGACTTATTATTATGACAGCAGGATTGTTCGGAAACATCATCCGACTACTAACGCCTCTCGTCATCACAGATGACCAATTAGAGGAAGGGTTGGATGTTCTGGAAAATGCCATCGGAGTATGTTGTCGAGATTAG
- a CDS encoding aldehyde dehydrogenase family protein, giving the protein MKQSLWIGGEYRPTLSYIKLKNPYNLEHIADIAVAEKEDVVAAITAAHQATVDMQEIPAFKRAEILEKVASFLKNEREECAKLISKEAAKPLKAARAEVDRTIMTYTFAAHEARRIHGETVPMDAAPGGEGRLAFTIREPLGVIAAITPFNFPMNLVAHKVGPAIAAGNTVVLKPASQTPLSAYKIAEYFHRAGLPSGALNVVTGSGSVLGDILMKDERIKMITFTGSPKVGKYIRENSGLKKVTLELGSNSAVIVDDGVSLEKIIPRIVTGAFSYQGQVCISIQRVFVHEKMIDQFVEQFIEETKKLKAGNPLDEQTDVSALITRADVERTKEWVDEAIANGADLKIGGNFNDGIFQPTVLVDVPVREKISCEEVFAPVVHINRFSSMEEAINLVNDSKYGLQAGIFTNNIHYGLRAAKKLEVGGVMINDIPTFRVDQMPYGGVKLSGMGREGIKYAVEEMTELKLISFKSE; this is encoded by the coding sequence TTGAAACAGTCACTATGGATTGGCGGTGAATATCGACCAACCCTATCTTATATAAAATTAAAAAATCCATATAACCTGGAGCATATAGCTGATATCGCCGTTGCGGAAAAGGAAGATGTTGTGGCAGCCATCACGGCAGCGCATCAAGCTACTGTGGATATGCAAGAAATCCCTGCCTTTAAACGTGCCGAGATTTTAGAAAAAGTAGCCAGTTTTCTAAAAAATGAAAGAGAAGAGTGTGCAAAGCTGATTTCCAAGGAAGCAGCAAAACCTCTTAAAGCTGCCAGAGCTGAGGTCGACCGGACCATCATGACTTACACGTTCGCTGCCCATGAGGCTAGAAGAATACATGGAGAAACAGTTCCGATGGATGCTGCACCTGGCGGAGAAGGCAGACTTGCATTTACGATTAGGGAACCCCTTGGAGTAATTGCAGCCATTACTCCATTTAACTTTCCTATGAATCTTGTCGCACATAAGGTTGGCCCGGCCATTGCTGCAGGAAATACAGTTGTCTTAAAACCAGCGAGCCAGACACCATTATCCGCTTATAAAATTGCTGAATATTTTCATCGTGCTGGATTGCCATCGGGTGCATTAAATGTGGTCACAGGAAGCGGCAGTGTGCTCGGTGATATATTGATGAAAGACGAAAGAATTAAGATGATTACCTTTACGGGAAGTCCCAAGGTGGGGAAATATATTCGTGAAAATTCAGGGTTAAAGAAAGTAACCCTTGAATTAGGTTCCAACTCCGCTGTTATTGTCGATGATGGGGTAAGTTTGGAAAAAATCATTCCAAGAATCGTTACGGGGGCATTTTCTTATCAAGGTCAAGTATGTATAAGTATTCAACGTGTCTTTGTACATGAAAAAATGATAGATCAGTTTGTCGAACAGTTTATTGAAGAAACGAAAAAATTAAAAGCGGGTAATCCACTTGACGAACAAACAGATGTATCCGCACTTATAACTAGAGCGGATGTAGAGCGTACAAAAGAATGGGTTGATGAGGCAATTGCCAATGGGGCAGATCTAAAAATAGGTGGAAATTTTAATGATGGAATCTTTCAACCTACTGTTCTAGTAGATGTTCCTGTTAGGGAGAAGATTTCTTGCGAAGAAGTCTTTGCTCCAGTGGTTCATATTAACCGCTTCAGTTCAATGGAGGAAGCAATTAACCTTGTAAATGATTCAAAATACGGTCTACAGGCAGGAATCTTTACAAATAATATACATTATGGGTTGAGGGCAGCTAAAAAACTCGAAGTAGGCGGGGTTATGATAAACGATATCCCGACCTTCCGTGTGGATCAAATGCCATATGGTGGAGTAAAGCTTAGTGGAATGGGCAGGGAAGGAATTAAGTATGCGGTTGAAGAAATGACAGAATTAAAGTTAATTAGCTTCAAGAGTGAGTAA
- the ablB gene encoding putative beta-lysine N-acetyltransferase has translation MNQTASTTYIEESNFFVEVYLDPFNKRIRVDDYRGNIQLVLKRVEELVQDQHAEKLIVKGRSNDFMILMENGLQPEAVVDRFFLGSDAFFFSKFYSHDRKKNDHWITEDGMIHSIYQLDPTMEKNYPPKEYELKKADENCAAELSTLYRQVFQVYPTPLHDPEYVKKTMEDGTIYYVYFHQGKIVSAASAEINSFYKNAELTDCATISEHRKYGLMKMILQELEGELKKKGIFCSYSIARSLSFGMNAVLFQLGYSYRGRLMNNCYIYDKLENMNMWVKNLATC, from the coding sequence ATGAATCAGACTGCATCCACTACTTATATTGAGGAAAGCAACTTTTTTGTCGAAGTCTACCTTGATCCTTTTAACAAAAGGATTCGGGTTGATGATTATCGCGGGAATATACAATTGGTTCTTAAAAGAGTAGAGGAACTAGTGCAGGATCAACATGCAGAAAAGCTCATTGTGAAGGGACGCAGCAATGATTTTATGATATTAATGGAAAATGGACTACAGCCTGAAGCAGTGGTTGATCGATTTTTTTTAGGTTCAGATGCTTTTTTCTTTTCAAAATTTTATTCACATGACCGTAAAAAAAACGATCATTGGATAACCGAGGATGGCATGATTCATAGTATTTATCAATTAGACCCCACCATGGAGAAAAACTATCCTCCTAAGGAATATGAGCTAAAGAAGGCAGATGAAAATTGTGCTGCTGAGTTATCCACATTGTATCGCCAAGTCTTTCAGGTATACCCAACACCGTTGCATGATCCTGAATATGTAAAAAAGACGATGGAAGATGGGACGATTTACTACGTTTATTTCCATCAAGGCAAAATTGTCAGTGCAGCCTCTGCAGAAATAAATTCTTTTTATAAGAATGCAGAATTAACCGATTGTGCCACCATATCCGAACACAGGAAGTATGGATTAATGAAGATGATTCTTCAAGAGCTTGAGGGTGAATTGAAAAAAAAGGGAATCTTTTGTTCTTATTCAATTGCGAGGTCGTTATCGTTCGGTATGAATGCCGTTTTATTTCAGCTAGGATATTCCTATCGTGGAAGGTTAATGAATAATTGTTATATTTATGATAAGTTAGAAAATATGAATATGTGGGTGAAAAATCTGGCAACCTGCTAA
- a CDS encoding sigma 54-interacting transcriptional regulator, which translates to MVQLTALTEEVLSAILKSIDEGIHVVNTEGKTIFYNEVAAKHDGMEVKEVQGKHLIDAFPSLTEESSTLLKVIQTGKPIYNQTQVYLNVHGTRIDTINTTLPIFLGKEIIGAVEIAKDYSRMKLLAERLLDLQKGVNRTTKKKVIKQVNYTFADLKTVNPVFISTKEEGKKLAKSDSPILVYGESGTGKELFVQGIHHESIRSGGAFIAQNCAAIPETLLESILFGTAKGSYTGAVDRKGLFELADGGTLFLDELHTMPIELQAKLLRVLEDGIVRRVGSSQNISVDVRVIAAMNVHPSIALQDQKLRSDLYYRLNVFTFSLLPLRERKDDILFLTNYFMKEFNRKLGKNIYGLEKKLELFFIEYQWPGNVRELKHTLEYMMNVCEGTQLCVEELPMMLKHHAPSLKGKSNHPFESLSLRKNMEVLERELIMNALELSEGNVNQAAKLLEIPRQTLQYKIKKWMD; encoded by the coding sequence ATGGTTCAATTAACAGCTTTAACAGAAGAAGTGTTATCAGCTATTCTAAAAAGTATAGATGAAGGTATTCATGTTGTTAATACAGAAGGAAAGACCATCTTTTATAATGAAGTGGCAGCTAAGCATGATGGCATGGAAGTGAAGGAAGTACAAGGGAAGCATTTAATTGATGCATTTCCCTCCCTGACAGAGGAATCTAGTACTCTATTAAAAGTGATTCAAACGGGTAAGCCTATCTACAACCAAACACAGGTTTACCTTAATGTCCATGGTACAAGAATTGATACCATTAATACCACTTTACCAATTTTTTTAGGAAAAGAAATTATCGGTGCAGTTGAAATTGCTAAAGACTATTCACGGATGAAGCTCCTTGCAGAAAGGCTATTAGATTTACAAAAAGGTGTCAATAGGACTACCAAGAAAAAGGTAATAAAACAAGTAAATTATACATTTGCGGATTTAAAAACGGTAAACCCCGTTTTTATCAGCACGAAAGAGGAAGGGAAGAAACTTGCAAAATCAGATTCTCCTATCCTTGTTTATGGGGAATCCGGGACAGGTAAGGAGTTATTTGTCCAGGGGATTCATCATGAATCCATCCGTTCTGGGGGGGCATTTATAGCTCAAAATTGTGCAGCTATTCCAGAAACTTTATTAGAAAGTATTCTTTTTGGTACAGCTAAAGGAAGCTATACTGGTGCTGTGGACCGTAAAGGCTTATTTGAACTCGCGGATGGGGGAACTTTATTTCTAGATGAATTACATACGATGCCCATTGAACTTCAAGCAAAGCTGTTAAGGGTGTTAGAGGACGGAATTGTTAGAAGGGTTGGAAGTTCGCAAAACATTTCTGTAGATGTACGCGTAATTGCAGCAATGAATGTGCATCCGAGTATTGCATTACAAGACCAAAAACTTCGATCTGATCTTTATTACCGGTTAAATGTGTTCACTTTTTCTCTTCTCCCCTTGAGAGAGAGAAAAGATGATATCTTATTTTTAACAAACTATTTTATGAAGGAATTTAACCGTAAACTCGGGAAAAATATCTATGGTTTGGAAAAGAAACTGGAGTTGTTTTTTATTGAATATCAGTGGCCAGGAAATGTAAGAGAACTAAAACATACGCTTGAATACATGATGAATGTTTGCGAAGGGACACAATTATGCGTTGAAGAATTGCCGATGATGCTAAAACATCATGCTCCCTCTTTAAAAGGTAAGAGTAATCACCCGTTTGAAAGTTTGTCGTTAAGAAAAAATATGGAGGTATTAGAAAGAGAACTTATTATGAATGCTCTTGAATTGAGTGAAGGTAATGTGAATCAAGCGGCGAAGCTTTTGGAGATTCCTAGACAAACACTGCAATACAAAATTAAGAAGTGGATGGATTGA
- the ablA gene encoding lysine 2,3-aminomutase — MKQFLYKPSRYWKDIELWKDVTEEQWNDWLWQLTNTIRTLDDLKKVINLTPEEEEGVRISTKTIPLNITPYYASLMNPDDPRCPIRMQSVPISKEIYKTKYDLEDPLYEDEDSPVPGLTHRYPDRVLFLVTNQCSMYCRYCTRRRFSGQIGMGVPKKQLDAAINYIRQNPEVRDVLISGGDGLLINDNILEYILKNLREIDHVEIIRIGTRAPVVFPQRITENLCNILKKYHPIWLNTHFNTSIEITEDSKRACEMLANAGVPVGNQSVILAGINDSVPIMKRLMHDLVKIRVRPYYIYQCDLSEGIGHFRAPVSKGLEIIEGLRGHTSGYAVPTFVVDAPGGGGKIALQPNYLISQSPEKVVLRNFEGVITSYPEPENYIPGRAEGYFKEIYPEMEAKRSVAGIAGIMNDQHFNLVPEGLTRLNRRKDYNQDPTHTSLKDKRGKRDELKEKKFKAVTQKEKGSSETQPSIDVMKE; from the coding sequence ATGAAGCAATTCTTATATAAACCAAGCAGATACTGGAAGGATATAGAACTTTGGAAAGATGTAACAGAAGAGCAATGGAATGATTGGCTCTGGCAACTAACAAATACGATTCGTACTTTAGATGACCTTAAGAAAGTAATCAATTTAACTCCAGAAGAAGAAGAAGGGGTACGAATTTCAACCAAAACAATCCCTTTAAATATTACACCTTACTATGCATCATTAATGAACCCAGATGATCCACGTTGTCCAATCAGAATGCAATCAGTACCTATATCAAAAGAGATTTATAAAACAAAATATGATCTTGAAGACCCTTTGTATGAAGATGAAGATTCTCCTGTCCCTGGATTAACTCACCGCTATCCCGATCGTGTTCTCTTTCTTGTCACCAATCAATGTTCGATGTATTGCCGCTATTGTACTAGGAGGCGCTTTTCAGGACAAATTGGAATGGGTGTTCCAAAAAAACAGCTGGATGCAGCCATTAACTATATTAGGCAAAATCCGGAGGTACGTGATGTATTAATATCCGGTGGTGATGGGTTATTAATAAATGATAATATTTTAGAGTATATCCTTAAAAATTTACGAGAAATTGACCATGTTGAAATAATTAGAATAGGGACTCGTGCACCTGTTGTCTTCCCACAACGAATTACAGAGAACCTTTGCAACATTCTAAAGAAGTATCATCCAATTTGGTTGAATACCCATTTTAATACATCTATTGAGATTACTGAGGATTCTAAGAGAGCTTGTGAAATGCTTGCCAATGCAGGTGTACCTGTAGGTAACCAGTCTGTTATTTTAGCAGGCATTAATGACAGTGTTCCAATCATGAAGAGACTCATGCATGACCTTGTGAAAATCCGAGTACGTCCATACTATATTTATCAATGTGATCTTTCAGAGGGCATTGGACACTTCCGGGCACCAGTCTCTAAAGGACTTGAAATTATCGAGGGACTCCGTGGGCATACGTCAGGATACGCAGTACCAACATTCGTGGTTGATGCACCCGGTGGAGGCGGGAAAATTGCGTTACAGCCCAATTATTTAATTTCTCAAAGTCCTGAAAAGGTCGTCCTACGTAATTTTGAGGGTGTAATTACTTCTTATCCTGAGCCGGAAAACTACATCCCTGGGAGAGCGGAAGGCTATTTTAAAGAAATTTATCCTGAGATGGAAGCAAAAAGATCTGTTGCGGGTATTGCTGGTATTATGAATGATCAGCATTTTAATCTTGTTCCAGAAGGCCTAACAAGATTAAACCGCCGTAAAGATTACAATCAAGATCCTACACATACTTCATTAAAGGATAAGCGAGGTAAACGTGATGAATTAAAAGAAAAAAAATTCAAAGCGGTTACCCAAAAGGAAAAAGGAAGCAGTGAAACACAACCTAGTATAGATGTTATGAAAGAATAA
- a CDS encoding YokU family protein translates to MKMECEWCASPNVDRIVDSVYWELPDGTRAIEISETPTYFCRDCSMTYQSEVIVKEIENHLFLIDCKQVSKVITFEDLMKIPRLLKRNYFDFSS, encoded by the coding sequence ATGAAAATGGAATGTGAATGGTGTGCTAGTCCAAATGTAGATAGAATCGTAGACTCGGTATACTGGGAATTACCCGATGGGACGAGAGCAATCGAGATTTCAGAAACTCCTACCTATTTCTGTCGAGATTGTTCTATGACTTACCAAAGTGAGGTAATAGTAAAGGAAATAGAAAATCACTTATTCTTAATTGATTGTAAACAAGTTTCTAAAGTAATTACCTTTGAGGACTTAATGAAAATACCAAGGTTGTTGAAAAGAAATTATTTTGATTTTTCCTCATAA